From the genome of Sulfurihydrogenibium subterraneum DSM 15120, one region includes:
- the proB gene encoding glutamate 5-kinase: MEKSKLIEKAKRIVIKIGSQILEKDNDIDTDFIKDLANQIKNYPDKEFIIVSSGAVLAGVKKLKLPSKPKTITEKQAVASVGQAYLMQIYDKIFSEKDLIIGQMLLTIEGLQERKRYLYAKETLNKLLEYKVIPIINENDAIAVEEIVFGDNDYLSSHVSVLADADLLIIISTAGGLYTDDPSSPNAQLIKEVFDVDYALNYAKSSKSTFGTGGMRSKLEAAKIATSHSIPVMIVPKKSGIIDMVLNGQEVGTFIYPSKKKKMSGKKSWLALLSHPKGRIVVDKGAEKALKEGKSLLPSGVKEVEGIFNPKDTVAIVNEENIVIGKGIINLSYKDLKKIKGLKTKEASQILGKDVEEVIHRDNLVIY; encoded by the coding sequence ATGGAAAAAAGTAAATTAATAGAAAAAGCAAAAAGGATAGTTATTAAGATAGGTTCTCAAATACTTGAGAAAGATAATGATATAGATACAGACTTTATAAAAGACCTTGCAAACCAGATAAAAAACTATCCAGATAAAGAGTTTATTATCGTTTCTTCAGGAGCTGTCTTAGCTGGTGTAAAAAAGTTAAAACTGCCATCTAAACCCAAAACAATTACAGAAAAACAAGCAGTAGCAAGTGTTGGACAAGCATACCTTATGCAAATTTACGACAAAATTTTTTCAGAAAAAGATTTAATAATAGGTCAGATGCTACTTACTATAGAAGGACTACAAGAGAGAAAGAGATATTTATACGCAAAAGAAACGTTAAATAAACTACTTGAATATAAAGTTATTCCTATAATCAACGAAAACGACGCAATAGCTGTAGAAGAAATAGTTTTTGGAGATAATGACTACCTTTCTTCCCACGTTTCTGTTTTGGCAGATGCAGATTTACTTATAATAATTTCAACTGCAGGGGGACTTTACACAGACGACCCATCAAGTCCTAACGCACAGCTTATAAAAGAAGTCTTTGACGTAGACTATGCACTAAACTATGCAAAATCATCAAAATCAACATTTGGAACGGGCGGAATGAGAAGTAAGTTAGAAGCTGCAAAGATAGCAACATCACACTCTATTCCAGTGATGATTGTACCGAAAAAAAGCGGTATTATAGACATGGTTTTAAATGGTCAGGAAGTAGGGACTTTTATATATCCTTCCAAGAAAAAGAAAATGTCAGGAAAAAAAAGCTGGCTTGCCCTTCTATCCCATCCTAAAGGTAGAATAGTTGTAGATAAAGGAGCTGAAAAAGCACTTAAAGAAGGAAAAAGTTTACTTCCCAGCGGTGTTAAAGAAGTAGAAGGAATTTTTAATCCAAAAGACACTGTAGCTATCGTAAACGAAGAAAATATAGTTATAGGAAAAGGAATAATTAACTTAAGTTATAAAGATTTAAAAAAGATAAAAGGTTTAAAAACAAAAGAAGCTTCCCAAATACTTGGAAAGGACGTTGAAGAAGTTATACACAGAGATAATTTAGTTATTTATTGA
- a CDS encoding cation-translocating P-type ATPase, translated as MHNKSVEEVLKELKSSINGLSTEEAEKRLKIYGKNRIELEEESLLKIFIRQFTNPLILILIVASFIALYMGDLKDFYFIVGIVFINGMIGFYQEYKAKSKIKDLLQLSVPKVEVLRDGKTVELSSEDITVGDIVILREGDVIPADVRFIETNNILVDESLLTGESIPVEKHAEKILPLDTPIYERENIGFGGTYVVKGIGKAVVFAVGLNTEMGRIYSKLKVKERETPLTRAIGNFSKKLIITLIIILSFILVIGLLQGKDLKNLIMLVIAQLVSSVPEGLPIVITIALVIGAITLYKKKVLIRQLPAVESLGSATFICTDKTGTITENKLKVEEIYSLDKDIVPLIFTLCNDSEIERGDPIEIAMLRWLEDNGYDYIDIREKHPRIWLYPFDTKLKLMASIHKVENKNILFIKGAFESLEKLAINKEDVEKLKSKYDQMAESGLRVLAFGYQILDHSIDDINKARINLIGLIGFLDPPKQTAVDAVKAAKQAGIKVIMITGDSLKTAISVAKMVGIHEEGKLTLEGKDLEKYTDEELKNLLYNISVVARSTPEDKYRIVRILQSSGEQVVMMGDGVNDMPAVKAADLGVAMNEGSQATKSVAKMILLERDLSVTVDAIKIGRRISHNLRKTIHYLLSTNIGEILILFFAFILALPQPLYATQILWINLVTDGIQDKPLVLTKEEVWIFKLNPKTFSIWFIDKIQIFRVLYFSTLMGLIIIGIFYYLLKTTFLDVAITLTFLNSIFFQWANGLQSVRELPFFYNVLENFKANPYIFIVTTFIGLPIQVAIIYFFPDFLHCVPISFKDWMYPFLVFVIAFFLIEIRKWFEFLLFKKVYNI; from the coding sequence ATGCATAATAAAAGTGTAGAAGAAGTTTTAAAAGAACTAAAGTCTTCAATAAATGGGTTATCTACTGAAGAAGCAGAAAAGAGATTAAAGATTTACGGTAAAAACAGAATAGAGTTAGAAGAAGAAAGTTTATTAAAAATTTTTATTAGGCAGTTTACAAATCCTTTAATTCTCATACTAATAGTGGCATCGTTTATAGCCCTTTATATGGGAGATTTGAAAGATTTTTACTTTATTGTTGGTATCGTTTTTATCAATGGGATGATAGGTTTTTATCAAGAGTATAAAGCAAAATCAAAGATAAAAGACCTTTTACAACTGTCAGTTCCAAAAGTAGAAGTTTTAAGAGATGGAAAGACTGTTGAACTATCTTCTGAAGACATAACTGTAGGTGATATTGTTATTCTTAGAGAAGGTGATGTTATTCCTGCAGATGTTAGATTTATAGAAACAAATAACATTTTAGTAGATGAATCTCTACTGACAGGAGAATCTATACCTGTAGAAAAACATGCGGAGAAAATCTTACCTTTAGATACACCAATATACGAAAGAGAAAATATAGGATTTGGTGGAACATACGTCGTCAAAGGTATTGGTAAAGCTGTTGTTTTTGCTGTTGGACTAAACACAGAGATGGGCAGAATATACAGTAAGTTAAAGGTTAAAGAAAGAGAAACACCTTTAACAAGGGCTATAGGGAATTTTTCTAAGAAGTTAATAATCACACTTATAATTATTCTATCCTTTATTCTTGTTATAGGACTACTTCAAGGAAAAGATTTAAAAAATCTTATTATGCTTGTAATAGCACAACTTGTTTCTTCAGTCCCTGAAGGTCTTCCTATAGTAATTACGATAGCTTTAGTAATCGGTGCAATAACACTGTATAAAAAGAAAGTTCTTATAAGACAGCTTCCAGCTGTTGAATCTTTAGGTAGTGCAACCTTTATCTGTACAGACAAAACAGGAACTATAACAGAAAATAAGTTAAAGGTTGAAGAAATATACTCTCTTGATAAGGATATAGTGCCGTTAATCTTTACTCTGTGTAATGATTCAGAGATAGAAAGAGGAGACCCAATAGAAATAGCTATGTTAAGATGGCTTGAGGATAATGGTTATGATTACATAGATATAAGAGAAAAACACCCAAGGATATGGCTTTATCCCTTTGATACAAAACTCAAGCTTATGGCCTCTATCCATAAAGTAGAGAATAAAAACATCCTTTTTATAAAAGGTGCTTTTGAGTCTTTAGAAAAGTTAGCAATAAATAAAGAAGATGTAGAAAAGTTAAAATCAAAATACGACCAAATGGCAGAAAGTGGATTAAGAGTTTTAGCTTTTGGTTATCAAATTTTAGATCATTCTATAGATGATATTAATAAAGCAAGAATTAATTTGATAGGTTTAATAGGATTTTTAGACCCACCAAAACAAACTGCAGTAGATGCTGTAAAAGCAGCTAAACAGGCAGGAATAAAAGTTATTATGATAACAGGGGACAGTTTAAAGACAGCCATATCTGTTGCTAAAATGGTGGGCATACACGAAGAAGGAAAATTAACATTAGAAGGTAAAGATTTAGAAAAGTACACAGATGAAGAATTAAAGAATTTGCTTTACAACATTTCAGTAGTTGCAAGATCTACACCTGAGGATAAGTACAGAATCGTTAGAATACTACAATCATCTGGTGAACAGGTTGTAATGATGGGAGATGGGGTTAACGATATGCCTGCAGTAAAAGCTGCTGATTTAGGAGTAGCTATGAATGAAGGTTCACAAGCAACAAAATCCGTGGCAAAAATGATTCTTTTAGAAAGAGATTTATCGGTTACAGTAGATGCTATAAAAATTGGTAGAAGAATATCTCATAACCTTAGAAAAACAATCCATTATCTGCTTTCGACAAATATAGGTGAAATACTTATACTATTTTTTGCGTTTATTTTAGCACTTCCACAACCTCTGTATGCGACCCAGATTCTTTGGATAAACTTGGTAACAGATGGAATTCAAGATAAACCATTAGTTTTAACAAAAGAAGAGGTTTGGATATTTAAACTAAATCCTAAAACTTTTTCTATATGGTTTATTGATAAAATTCAAATCTTTAGAGTTTTGTATTTTTCTACGCTAATGGGGTTAATAATAATAGGAATATTTTATTATCTTCTAAAAACTACCTTTTTAGATGTGGCTATAACATTAACATTTCTAAATTCAATATTTTTTCAATGGGCAAACGGTTTACAGTCTGTAAGAGAATTACCTTTTTTCTACAATGTTTTAGAAAATTTTAAGGCGAACCCTTACATATTTATAGTAACAACTTTCATAGGGCTACCTATTCAGGTTGCCATAATATACTTCTTCCCAGATTTTCTTCATTGTGTCCCAATATCTTTTAAAGATTGGATGTATCCATTTTTGGTATTTGTTATAGCGTTCTTTCTTATAGAAATTAGGAAGTGGTTTGAGTTTTTACTCTTTAAAAAAGTGTATAATATTTAA
- a CDS encoding UbiX family flavin prenyltransferase encodes MKKFVVCITGASGFVYGKRLVEELSKNHFVHLVVSNAAYVVMEKEEGINKTGFLKSLNKNVEVISNQNIGASISSGSYLTKTEGVIVAPCSMDTLSAVANGISSNLIQRVCDVALKERKKLLLLVREMPFSLVHVENMRKVMLAGGIVASASPAFYHKPKTVDDMINFVIGKVLDIFEVEHNLYKRWEG; translated from the coding sequence ATGAAAAAGTTTGTTGTCTGTATAACTGGAGCAAGTGGTTTTGTATACGGTAAAAGGTTAGTTGAGGAGCTCTCTAAAAATCACTTTGTCCATCTTGTTGTATCAAACGCAGCTTACGTTGTAATGGAAAAAGAAGAAGGTATAAACAAAACAGGTTTTTTAAAAAGTTTAAACAAAAATGTAGAGGTTATATCAAACCAAAATATAGGAGCTTCCATATCAAGCGGTTCATACTTGACAAAAACAGAAGGTGTGATAGTAGCTCCCTGTTCTATGGATACACTATCAGCTGTAGCAAATGGAATAAGTTCTAACCTTATCCAGAGAGTCTGTGATGTTGCGCTAAAAGAAAGGAAAAAACTTCTACTTCTTGTAAGAGAGATGCCTTTTTCCCTTGTCCATGTTGAAAATATGAGAAAAGTGATGCTTGCAGGTGGTATAGTAGCGTCTGCATCTCCTGCCTTTTACCACAAACCAAAAACAGTAGATGATATGATAAACTTTGTTATAGGAAAAGTTTTAGACATTTTCGAAGTAGAACACAATCTCTATAAAAGGTGGGAAGGTTAG
- a CDS encoding NAD(P)/FAD-dependent oxidoreductase has translation MGKYDVVIVGGGPAGLSCALTLASAKGHFEWGENRKYLVIDNDSSDLLKAQLYNVPGLPQGILGKESLENLKKQAQSYGNVDIVNGRVVKVEGEYKNFKVITEDGKEYLADIVVFATGFHEFNIECEGVEVIENKRSPRPGKIQLKVDEDNKIREGLYAAGLIAGVSTMYACAAGSGVQVACNIQALWAGKNVVVHDVPDAK, from the coding sequence ATGGGAAAATATGACGTAGTAATAGTTGGCGGAGGACCTGCAGGACTTTCCTGTGCTTTAACCCTTGCATCTGCAAAGGGACACTTTGAATGGGGAGAAAACAGAAAATACTTAGTGATTGATAATGATTCATCTGACTTGCTAAAAGCTCAGCTTTATAACGTACCCGGACTTCCACAAGGAATACTTGGAAAAGAAAGTCTGGAAAACTTAAAAAAACAAGCTCAAAGCTACGGAAATGTTGACATTGTTAATGGAAGAGTAGTTAAAGTAGAAGGTGAGTACAAAAACTTTAAAGTAATTACAGAAGATGGTAAAGAGTATTTAGCTGATATAGTTGTGTTTGCAACAGGATTCCACGAGTTTAACATAGAGTGTGAAGGTGTAGAAGTTATAGAAAACAAAAGGTCTCCAAGACCGGGTAAAATCCAGCTAAAAGTTGATGAAGATAACAAAATTAGAGAAGGTCTCTACGCAGCAGGGTTGATAGCAGGTGTTAGTACTATGTACGCTTGTGCAGCTGGAAGTGGTGTTCAAGTGGCGTGCAATATACAGGCATTATGGGCTGGCAAAAACGTTGTTGTTCACGATGTACCAGATGCTAAGTAA
- a CDS encoding tyrosine-type recombinase/integrase — protein sequence MKFSECCELFLSYIADKSPNTIKNYSVDLKQFIKIVGDKEVELVSKSDVAKFRMVLQSQRKKSSTIARKLATLNSFYQYLIDLELVKVSPITKSHRPKISQRIPSSLSNEEIKTLLKNIDNLQDKAIVVLLLTTGLRSSELLNIKKSNILIERQGQTFSVDKAVEEGLKEDDIAYIRVVGKGDKEREVPITGRPLQILLEYLKEVTPYIDSKTPIFPISYHTLWRKIKDIGKKIAISLHPHKLRHTAATVALASGAELRVIQELLGHASPITTARYAKVGQKQLLKATKALSENIDL from the coding sequence GTGAAGTTTTCTGAATGCTGTGAACTTTTTCTGTCTTACATAGCGGATAAATCTCCAAACACAATAAAAAATTACAGTGTAGATTTAAAACAATTTATAAAAATAGTTGGAGATAAAGAAGTAGAACTTGTTTCAAAGTCTGACGTTGCAAAATTTCGTATGGTTTTACAATCTCAAAGGAAAAAATCTTCTACAATAGCAAGAAAACTTGCTACTTTAAACTCATTTTACCAGTACCTTATAGATTTAGAGTTAGTAAAAGTATCACCTATCACAAAATCCCACAGACCTAAAATATCTCAAAGAATACCTTCTTCTCTTTCAAACGAAGAAATAAAAACACTTTTAAAAAATATAGACAACCTTCAAGACAAAGCTATTGTAGTACTTCTTCTAACAACAGGACTTAGGTCTTCAGAGCTCCTAAACATAAAAAAATCAAATATTTTAATAGAAAGACAAGGACAGACATTCTCTGTTGACAAAGCAGTAGAAGAAGGATTAAAAGAAGATGACATAGCCTACATAAGAGTTGTAGGCAAAGGAGACAAAGAAAGAGAAGTCCCAATTACAGGCAGACCTTTACAGATACTTTTAGAATACCTAAAAGAAGTAACCCCTTACATTGACAGTAAAACACCAATATTTCCTATTTCTTATCACACACTTTGGAGAAAGATAAAAGACATTGGTAAAAAAATTGCCATTTCTTTACACCCTCACAAGTTAAGACACACAGCTGCGACAGTAGCCTTGGCATCGGGAGCAGAGCTAAGAGTAATTCAAGAACTTTTAGGACACGCTTCTCCTATTACAACGGCAAGGTACGCAAAAGTAGGTCAAAAACAACTTTTAAAAGCAACAAAAGCACTATCAGAAAATATTGATTTATGA
- the sppA gene encoding signal peptide peptidase SppA, with translation MLKKFLIGLVGVFIAFYIISSIREASKPKVALIRVNDTIMDHMETVSNISQAEKEDSIKAVVIAVDSPGGAVGASQEIYRAIEKLREKKPVVVSMGNVAASGGYYISAPANVIYANPGTITGSIGVIIQQVDLSEILNKIGVKVNTVKSGENKDILYPTKPLTPEQRQILEKTVMDVYDQFLDAIVKYRPIKKEVLKTYADGRVFSGREAQKIGLVDKLGNIQDAVREARKLGKLPEDAPVVEIKPPKPLLEELLKSKFGIFIEKPKTGIYYLMSF, from the coding sequence ATGTTAAAGAAATTTTTAATAGGTTTAGTAGGAGTATTTATTGCCTTTTATATCATATCCTCTATAAGAGAAGCATCTAAACCAAAGGTTGCTCTTATTAGAGTTAACGATACTATTATGGATCATATGGAAACAGTTTCTAACATATCCCAAGCAGAAAAAGAAGATTCTATAAAAGCTGTAGTTATTGCAGTTGACAGTCCGGGTGGAGCTGTAGGGGCTTCTCAAGAAATCTACAGAGCTATAGAAAAATTAAGAGAGAAAAAACCAGTAGTCGTTTCTATGGGAAATGTTGCAGCTTCTGGAGGATACTACATATCTGCACCAGCTAACGTAATATATGCAAACCCAGGGACGATAACCGGAAGTATAGGCGTTATCATCCAACAAGTAGATTTAAGCGAGATTCTAAACAAGATAGGTGTAAAGGTAAATACAGTTAAAAGTGGAGAAAACAAAGACATACTATACCCTACAAAACCACTTACACCAGAACAAAGACAGATTTTAGAAAAAACTGTTATGGATGTGTATGACCAATTTTTAGACGCAATAGTAAAGTATAGACCAATAAAGAAAGAAGTTTTAAAAACTTACGCAGATGGCAGAGTATTTAGTGGAAGAGAAGCTCAAAAAATTGGCTTGGTTGATAAACTTGGAAACATTCAAGATGCTGTAAGAGAGGCAAGAAAATTAGGAAAACTTCCAGAAGATGCTCCAGTTGTTGAAATAAAACCACCAAAACCACTTTTAGAAGAACTTCTAAAATCAAAATTTGGAATTTTCATAGAAAAACCTAAAACGGGAATATACTATTTAATGAGTTTCTGA
- a CDS encoding tRNA (adenine-N1)-methyltransferase — protein MIKEGDTVHLKGKKDSFFVIVEKDKEFSTHKGTIKFNDIIGKNFGDTVLTHKGEEFLILRPTLYELIMYGIKRYTQIIYPKDSAYITLKLGLTSGMKVLESGIGSGALTMVMANALNPDGKIYVYEKEEKFLKNALNNLKLAKLDHIVIPHLQDLSQPIQEKDFDAAFIDVKEPWLYIENVKSVLKEGAVIGFLVPTTNQVVEILKELKRLDFLDLEVEEILLRSYKPVPDRLRPDDRMVAHTGYLIFAKNG, from the coding sequence ATGATAAAAGAAGGCGATACAGTCCATCTAAAAGGTAAAAAAGACTCATTTTTTGTTATAGTAGAAAAAGATAAAGAATTTTCTACCCATAAAGGAACTATAAAATTTAACGATATTATAGGAAAAAATTTCGGAGATACAGTCCTAACCCACAAAGGTGAGGAGTTTCTCATTTTAAGACCCACCCTTTATGAACTTATAATGTACGGCATAAAAAGGTACACTCAAATTATATATCCAAAAGACTCTGCTTATATCACCTTAAAACTTGGGCTTACATCTGGAATGAAGGTTTTAGAATCTGGAATAGGAAGCGGAGCTCTTACAATGGTGATGGCTAACGCACTAAATCCAGATGGAAAAATATACGTTTATGAAAAAGAAGAAAAATTTTTAAAAAATGCACTAAATAACCTAAAACTTGCAAAGTTAGACCATATTGTTATTCCTCATCTTCAAGACCTATCTCAGCCGATACAAGAGAAAGATTTTGATGCTGCATTTATAGACGTTAAAGAGCCTTGGCTGTATATTGAAAATGTTAAATCTGTATTAAAAGAAGGAGCTGTAATAGGTTTTTTAGTCCCAACTACCAACCAAGTTGTTGAAATTTTAAAAGAGTTAAAAAGGTTAGACTTTTTAGATTTAGAGGTAGAAGAGATTTTACTTAGAAGTTATAAACCAGTTCCAGACAGACTTCGTCCAGATGACAGAATGGTAGCCCATACAGGATATCTTATCTTTGCAAAAAATGGATAA
- a CDS encoding desulfoferrodoxin family protein, with protein sequence MPKVNSYVDISQIDKEAKRDFIDRHSPFVYVEGEAVKGQKLKVKVRVGNEYVHPDDFDHYIAYVQLWDGDTLLGQATFTPGSLGNKPNQAEVDFYIVPTKDKLRLNAMSYCTKHGLWQSETVEVEVLEGQPATA encoded by the coding sequence ATGCCAAAAGTTAATAGTTACGTAGACATTTCACAAATCGACAAAGAAGCGAAGAGAGACTTCATTGACAGACACTCACCATTTGTTTATGTAGAAGGAGAAGCTGTAAAAGGTCAAAAGTTAAAAGTTAAAGTAAGAGTTGGAAATGAGTATGTACACCCAGACGACTTTGATCACTACATAGCTTACGTTCAGCTTTGGGATGGAGATACCTTACTTGGACAAGCAACTTTTACACCAGGTTCTCTTGGAAACAAACCAAACCAAGCAGAAGTAGACTTTTACATTGTTCCAACTAAAGACAAATTAAGATTAAATGCTATGAGCTACTGTACAAAACACGGTTTATGGCAAAGCGAAACTGTTGAAGTAGAAGTTTTAGAAGGACAACCAGCTACTGCATAA
- a CDS encoding superoxide dismutase: protein MKAVKLQPKDHLKPKGLVGISDDQIEVHFEAHYKGYVAKYNEIQEKLASNFADRSKANQNYSEYRALKVEESFNYMGVVLHELYFENLIAGGKGEPSPELKKMIEEYFGSVDNCINEIKATGIACRGWATLSYDLYNKILVVNGFDAHNQYGFVYSVPLVVLDVYEHAYYVDQKNKRPPYIDAFFKNLNWDVVNERFNKAVKF, encoded by the coding sequence ATGAAAGCAGTAAAACTTCAGCCAAAGGATCATTTAAAACCAAAAGGTCTGGTAGGAATATCAGACGATCAGATTGAAGTTCATTTTGAAGCTCATTACAAAGGGTATGTTGCTAAGTATAATGAGATACAGGAAAAGCTTGCTTCAAATTTTGCAGACAGGTCTAAAGCAAATCAAAACTATTCAGAGTACAGAGCTTTAAAGGTAGAGGAAAGTTTTAACTATATGGGAGTCGTTCTTCACGAGCTTTATTTTGAAAACCTTATAGCAGGTGGAAAAGGCGAGCCTTCTCCCGAGCTTAAGAAAATGATAGAAGAGTATTTTGGTTCTGTTGACAACTGTATCAATGAGATAAAAGCAACAGGAATAGCCTGCAGAGGTTGGGCTACTTTATCCTATGACCTGTACAACAAAATTTTGGTTGTAAACGGTTTTGATGCCCACAATCAATATGGATTTGTTTACTCTGTTCCACTTGTAGTGCTTGATGTTTACGAGCATGCATACTACGTAGACCAGAAAAACAAAAGACCACCCTACATAGATGCGTTTTTCAAAAACTTAAACTGGGATGTTGTAAACGAAAGATTTAATAAGGCTGTTAAGTTTTAA
- a CDS encoding HesB/IscA family protein, whose protein sequence is MQTQTVNFIVTETAAKEIKRIADENQIENPILRVRVVPGGCSGFQYAMGFDDEISENDKVVEAEHGVKIAIDEFSAPYINGAVLDYVMDFMGGGFTIKNPNAAGSCGCGNSFSCG, encoded by the coding sequence ATGCAAACACAAACAGTGAACTTTATCGTTACAGAAACGGCTGCTAAAGAAATCAAAAGAATAGCAGACGAGAACCAAATAGAAAACCCTATTTTAAGGGTTAGAGTTGTTCCTGGTGGATGTTCTGGTTTCCAATACGCTATGGGATTTGACGATGAAATCTCTGAAAACGACAAAGTCGTTGAAGCAGAACACGGAGTAAAAATAGCTATAGATGAATTTAGCGCACCTTACATAAATGGTGCTGTTTTAGACTACGTAATGGACTTTATGGGCGGTGGATTTACTATTAAGAATCCTAACGCTGCAGGTTCTTGTGGTTGTGGAAACTCTTTCTCTTGTGGTTAA
- a CDS encoding leucyl aminopeptidase, translated as MKIDVVSKKLESVKTDALVFPLFEEEKKFSGNLEKIDNILEGAVSHLFKSQKFKAGENNFLVVPTLGKIKADYVVLAGLGSKKKFELDALRKLSANTVRKLKSIKASDCVIDLDLNLEDVDLKEAVQSITEGAILGNYSFDKYFTKKEDFKVNSIQINVSKKADKDVLKKYVEIGKVLAEAQNFTRDLVNEPANVINTVQFAEIAENLAKQYGFEIKIYDEEEIEKMGMGAYLAVAKGSENPPRFIHLTYKPKKSEGEIAIVGKGLMFDSGGLNIKTGDFMRWMKTDKSGACAVLGIFKAIGELKPNITVHGIVAAAENMPSGKSYRPDDILRAKNGVTIEVGNTDAEGRLTLADALSYASELKPDAIIDMATLTGACVVALGEFTAGVMGNNQKFINEVLKISEKTGEWMWQLPFNDKLREQIKAPHADVYNVGTTRYGGAITAGLFLEKFVDPKIPWVHIDIAGPSHHTSGWYYHPKGATGIPVRTITTLLLKRAKYI; from the coding sequence ATGAAAATAGATGTAGTTTCAAAGAAGTTAGAGTCTGTAAAAACAGATGCATTAGTATTTCCTTTATTTGAAGAAGAAAAAAAGTTTTCTGGCAATCTTGAAAAAATTGATAACATTTTAGAGGGAGCTGTATCACATTTATTTAAATCTCAAAAGTTTAAAGCTGGAGAAAATAACTTTTTAGTAGTCCCTACTTTGGGAAAGATAAAAGCGGACTATGTTGTTTTGGCAGGACTTGGTTCTAAAAAGAAATTTGAGTTAGATGCTTTAAGAAAACTTTCTGCTAATACTGTTAGAAAGTTAAAATCAATAAAAGCATCTGACTGTGTTATTGATTTAGATTTAAACTTAGAAGATGTAGATTTGAAAGAAGCTGTTCAGTCTATTACAGAAGGTGCTATTTTAGGAAATTACAGTTTTGATAAATATTTTACAAAGAAAGAAGACTTCAAAGTAAACTCAATTCAAATAAACGTTTCTAAAAAAGCTGATAAAGATGTATTAAAAAAATATGTAGAAATAGGAAAAGTTTTAGCAGAAGCCCAAAACTTTACAAGAGACCTTGTAAATGAACCAGCCAACGTTATAAATACAGTTCAATTTGCAGAAATCGCGGAAAACTTAGCAAAGCAGTATGGTTTTGAAATAAAAATTTACGATGAAGAAGAAATAGAAAAGATGGGAATGGGAGCTTACCTTGCAGTTGCAAAAGGTAGTGAAAATCCACCAAGATTTATACATCTAACTTACAAACCTAAAAAATCAGAAGGTGAAATTGCGATAGTTGGAAAAGGATTGATGTTTGATAGTGGTGGTCTTAACATAAAAACTGGAGACTTTATGAGATGGATGAAAACAGATAAATCTGGAGCTTGTGCAGTCCTTGGAATATTTAAGGCTATTGGTGAGTTAAAACCAAATATAACAGTCCACGGTATAGTTGCGGCTGCTGAGAATATGCCAAGTGGAAAATCTTACAGACCAGATGATATATTAAGGGCAAAAAACGGAGTAACGATAGAAGTTGGAAACACTGATGCAGAGGGAAGATTAACTCTTGCAGACGCTTTATCTTATGCATCAGAGTTAAAACCAGATGCAATTATTGATATGGCTACTTTAACTGGTGCGTGTGTAGTAGCTCTTGGAGAGTTTACAGCTGGAGTTATGGGCAACAATCAAAAATTTATAAACGAAGTTTTAAAGATTTCAGAAAAAACTGGAGAATGGATGTGGCAGCTTCCTTTTAACGATAAACTTAGAGAGCAGATAAAAGCACCTCATGCAGATGTATACAACGTAGGAACCACAAGATATGGAGGAGCAATAACAGCTGGACTATTTTTAGAAAAGTTTGTAGACCCTAAAATACCTTGGGTACACATAGATATAGCAGGACCTTCCCACCATACTTCAGGTTGGTATTATCATCCAAAAGGAGCTACAGGAATTCCAGTAAGAACAATAACAACACTGTTGTTGAAAAGGGCAAAATACATATAA